One Leopardus geoffroyi isolate Oge1 chromosome C1, O.geoffroyi_Oge1_pat1.0, whole genome shotgun sequence DNA segment encodes these proteins:
- the MAP3K6 gene encoding mitogen-activated protein kinase kinase kinase 6 isoform X3, whose translation MFSRRTRGYFRETIRQDIRQARERFCGQQLRQELARLQRRLDSVELLSPDIIMNLLLSYRDVQDYSAIIELVETLQALPTCDVAQQHNVCFHYTFALNRRNRPGDREKALAVLLPLVQCEGSVAPDLYCMCGRVYKDMFFSSGFQDAGHREQAYHWYRKAFDVEPSLHSGINAAVLLIAAGQRFEDSEELQLIGMKLGCLLARKGCVEKMQYYWDVGFYLGAQILANDLAQVALAAEQLYKLNAPIWYLVSMMETFLLYQHFRPTLELLEGPPHRAHFWLRFLLQSCQPLKTACPQGDQCLVLVLEMNKVLLPARLEIQGADPVSAVTLSLLEPETEDIPSSWTFPVASICGVSTSKRDERCCFLYALPPAQDVQLCFPSVGHCQWFCSLIQAVVTNPDSTVPTEEAEGVGEVLEFDYEYTETGERLVLGKGTYGAVYAGRERHTRVRIAIKEIPERDSRFSQPLHEEIALHKRLRHKNIVRYLGSASQGGYLKIFMEEVPGGTCPAWDGSLSSLLRSVWGPLQDNESTISFYTRQILQGLSYLHDNRIVHRDIKGDNVLINTFSGLLKISDFGTSKRLAGITPCTETFTGTLQYMAPEIIDQGPRGYGKAADIWSLGCTVIEMATGRPPFHELGSPQAAMFQVGMYKVHPPMPTSLSAEAQTFLLRTFEPDPRLRASAQALLGDPFLQPGKRSRSPGSPRPAPRPSDAPSASPTPSADSTTQSQTFPCPQAPFQHPPSPPKRCLSYGDTSQLRVPEEPGAEEPTSPEESSGLSLLHQESKRRAMLASVLEQELPTLAENLRLKQEQGPRLGRNHVEQLLRCLAAHIHTPNRRQLAQELRALQGQLRAQGLGPALLHGPLFAFPDAVKQILRRRHIRPHWMFVLDSLLSRAVRVALAVLGPGGPNGAGRRASEEVETEAVPPRSEESSKEEEPQSKQQETLVKLSRLPGEPEQGSPPLMVQLSLLRAETDRLRDVLAEKERECQALVQQALQQVSGKAGIFALASEAPAALTVDQGLVQWLQELNVDSGTIQMLLNHSFTLHTLLTCATRDDLIYTRIRGGMVCRIWRAILAQRAGSTPATPGPQEAE comes from the exons ATGTTTTCCAGAAGAACTCG TGGCTACTTCCGGGAGACCATTCGGCAGGACATCCGGCAGGCCCGGGAGCGGTTCTGCGGGCAGCAGCTGCGGCAGGAGCTGGCTCGCCTGCAGCGGAGACTGGACAGCGTGGAGCTGCTGAGCCCCGACATCATCATGAACCTGCTGCTCTCCTACCGCGATGTGCAG GACTACTCAGCCATCATCGAGTTGGTGGAGACGCTGCAGGCCTTGCCCACCTGTGACGTGGCCCAGCAGCACAACGTCTGCTTCCACTACACGTTCGCCCTCAACCG GAGGAACAGGCCTGGGGACCGGGAGAAGGCCCTGGCTGTGCTTCTGCCGCTGGTACAGTGTGAGGGCTCCGTGGCACCTGACCTGTACTGCATGTGCGGCCGTGTCTACAAGGACATGTTCTTCAGCTCTGGCTTCCAGGACGCTGGGCACCGGGAGCAAGCCTATCACTG gtatCGCAAGGCCTTTGATGTGGAGCCCAGCCTCCACTCGGGCATCAACGCAGCTGTGCTGCTCATCGCTGCTGGGCAGCGCTTTGAGGACTCTGAGGAGCTCCAGCTCATAG GCATGAAGCTGGGCTGCCTGCTGGCCCGAAAAGGCTGTGTGGAAAAGATGCAGTATTACTGGGATGTAGGCTTCTACCTGGGAGCTCAGATCCTCGCCAATGACCTCGCCCAGGTGGCGCTGGCTGCAGAGCAGCTGTACAAGCTCAATGCTCCCATATG GTACCTGGTGTCCATGATGGAAACCTTCCTGCTGTACCAACACTTCAGACCCACGCTAGAGCTTCTTGAAGGACCCCCGCACCGTGCCCACTTTTGGCTCCGCTTTTTGCTACAGTCCTGTCAGCCACTCAAGACGGCTTGTCCCCAAGGGGACCAGTGCTTG GTGCTGGTCCTGGAGATGAACAAGGTGCTGCTGCCTGCGAGGCTCGAGATTCAGGGTGCTGACCCGGTGAGCGCAGTGACCCTGAGCCTGCTGGAGCCCGAAACCGAG GACATTCCATCCAGCTGGACCTTCCCAGTGGCCTCCATCTGCGGGGTCAG CACCTCGAAGAGGGACGAGCGCTGCTGCTTCCTCTACGCGCTCCCACCGGCTCAGGACGTGCAGCTGTGCTTCCCCAGCGTAGGGCACTGCCAGTG GTTCTGCAGCCTGATCCAAGCCGTGGTGACGAATCCGGATTCCACGGTGCCCACAGAGGAGGCGGAGGGCGTGGGGGAGGtgctggag ttcGATTACGAGTACACGGAGACCGGCGAGCGGCTGGTGCTGGGCAAGGGCACCTACGGGGCGGTGTACGCGGGCCGCGAGCGGCACACACGGGTGCGCATAGCCATTAAGGAGATCCCGGAGCGGGACAGCAG GTTCTCTCAACCCCTGCATGAAGAGATCGCGCTGCACAAACGCCTTCGCCACAAGAACATTGTGCGCTATCTGGGCTCCGCCAGCCAGGGCGGCTACCTCAAGATCTTCATGGAAGAAGTGCCCGGAGGTACCTGCCCTGCGTGGGATG GCAGCCTGTCCTCCTTGCTGCGGTCAGTGTGGGGACCCCTGCAGGACAATGAGAGCACCATCAGTTTCTACACCCGCCAGATCCTGCAGGGACTCAGCTACCTGCATGACAACCGCATTGTGCATCGAGACATCAAG GGGGACAATGTACTGATCAACACCTTCAGTGGGCTGCTCAAGATTTCTGATTTCGGCACGTCCAAGAGGCTGGCAGGCATCACACCCTGCACTGAGACCTTCACAG GGACCCTACAGTATATGGCCCCAGAAATCATTGACCAGGGCCCACGAGGGTATGGGAAGGCAGCTGACATCTGGTCACTGGGCTGCACTGTTATCGAGATGGCCACAGGTCGCCCACCCTTCCATGAGCTAGGGAGCCCGCAAGCTGCCATGTTTCAG GTGGGCATGTACAAGGTGCATCCGCCAATGCCCACTTCTCTGTCAGCGGAGGCCCAAACCTTCCTTCTCCGAACTTTTGAGCCAGACCCCCGTCTCCGAGCCAGTGCTCAGGCACTGCTGGGGGACCCCTTCCTGCAGCCTGGGAAGAGGAGCCGCAGCCCTGGCTCCCCCAGACCCGCACCGCGACCCTCAG ATGCCCCTTCAGCCAGCCCCACTCCTTCGGCCGACTCGACCACCCAGTCCCAGACATTCCCGTGCCCGCAGGCTCCCTTTCAGCATCCACCCAGTCCGCCCAAGCGCTGCCTCAGTTATGGAGACACCAGCCAGCTCCG GGTGCCTGAGGAGCCCGGGGCGGAGGAGCCCACGTCCCCCGAGGAGAGTTCTGGGCTGAGCCTGCTGCACCAGGAGAGCAAGCGCAGGGCCATGCTGGCCTCGGTGCTGGAGCAGGAGCTGCCCACGCTGGCGGAGAATCTGCGTCTGAAGCAGGAACAG GGTCCCCGTCTGGGCAGGAATCATGTGGAACAGCTGCTGCGCTGCCTCGCCGCGCACATCCACACGCCCAACCGTCGGCAGCTGGCCCAGGAGCTGCGGGCGCTGCAAGGGCAGCTGCGGGCCCAAGGCCTCGGGCCGGCGCTTCTGCATGGACCGCTCTTCGCCTTCCCGGATGCG gTGAAGCAGATCCTCCGCAGGCGCCATATCCGCCCACACTGGATGTTCGTACTGGACTCGCTGCTCAGCCGAGCTGTACGGGTAGCCCTGGCTGTCTTGGGCCCAGGCGGGCCGAATGGAGCTGGCCGGCGGGCCAGCGAGG AGGTGGAGACGGAGGCGGTCCCACCGAGGTCAGAGGAGTCAAGTAAAGAAGAGGAACCCCAGTCCAAGCAGCAGGAAACCTTGGTCAAGTTGAGCCGGCTCCCTGGGGAACCAGAGCAGGGATCCCCGCCCCTGATGGTGCAGCTGAGCCTCTTGCGAGCAGAAACTGACAG GCTTCGAGATGTCCTGGCTGAGAAGGAGCGGGAGTGCCAGGCCCTGGTGCAACAAGCTCTACAGCAGGTCAGCGGGAAGGCAGGGATCTTTGCCCTGGCCTCCGAGGCCCCAG CTGCTCTCACAGTGGATCAGGGCCTGGTGCAGTGGCTACAGGAACTGAATGTGGATTCAGGCACCATCCAGATG CTGCTGAACCATAGTTTCACCCTCCATACCCTATTGACCTGTGCCACTCGAGATGACCTCATCTACACCCGCATCAG GGGAGGGATGGTATGCCGCATCTGGAGAGCCATCTTGGCACAGCGAGCAGGATCCACGCCGGCTACCCCTGGCCCCCAAGAGGCTGAATGA